A stretch of DNA from Kangiella sediminilitoris:
AATTACTCTGGATAATGTAGAAGTTGAAGATAATGTTCAGTATCTTCTAAAGCACTTAACCAGTAACAAGCTATTGGTGCCAGTTGAAACATGGAACGATGAAAATCTGCATATTTCTGCTCGCCATATCGCTACTAAGATTCCGCTGGGGCAGGGTGACTGGGAGCAGCAGTTGCCGGAAGAAATCCGTGAGGAAATTAAAGCTCGCTGCATGTTTGGCTACTGCGAGTTACCAGAGCAATAAACTGTGTCTGAGACTCAAACTTTATGCCCCTGTGGTAAACAACTGGACGGCACTCCGGCTATATATGAAGAGTGCTGTCAGCCTTTCCATTTAAAGCAGGCCATTCCTGAACATCCGGAAGCATTGATGCGTTCAAGATATAGCGCATACTATCTTGGTCTTGGGCAGTATATCTTCGATACTCATCACGCCAGTTATCGCGGCAACACCACAGTTGATGAGTTTACGGCCAGCGCTAAAAATACTAATTGGTGTGGTTTAGAGGTCATAGCTGCTTCGGAAGAAGGTGACAGGGGAACGGTTGAGTTTAAAGCCTGCCTTATCGATAAAGATAAACTCCATACCTTGCACGAAATATCTAATTTCATTCGAGAAAATCATCGCTGGTACTATACCGACGGTAAATTTCAGCCTAAAACAGTTCAAAAAATTAACCGCAATCAAGCTTGCCCGTGCGGTAGTGGTCTCAAAGCTAAGCGCTGTTGTTTGAGTTAAACTTTTATTTTGCCTACACGCATGGTAAAACTTGAAGACACATAACTCCAAACAGTTAAAACATGAGTACACTGGAATCATTACAACATCAAATTGACGAGCTTCAAACGAAGCTTGCCTTTCAAGACGATACGATTGATCAATTGAATCGTATCGTCACTAAACAGGATGAAATTATTCGGCTAATGCAGTCTAAGTTTTCATTGATTGGCGATAAAATTCAGGATATTGAGGCTAATCTGCCGAACAAACCATTCAATCCAAATGATGAGGTTCCTCCTCATTACTAATGGTTCCGGTCATGAACAGTAGAAGGAGGTTACTTTGAGTCAGTCTAAGCAATACCGTACAGAAAAAGATAGCATGGGAGAAGTTAAAGTGCCGAAGGAGGCGCTTTATGCTGCACAAACCCAGCGAGCCGTCGACAACTTTAACTTTAGCAACTTAACTCTACCCGAAGATTTTATCCGACAGGTTGTGACCATTAAACAGGTTGCGGCGGAAGTAAACCACGACCTTGGTTTATTGAGTAAAACTAAATTTAAGGCCATAACGAAGGCAACTAATAAGTTACTGTCTGATGATCTGATTAAACCCGACAATTTTCCGATTGATGTTTTCCAGACCGGATCAGGTACCAGCACCAATATGAACGTGAATGAGGTGGTAGCCCACTTAGCATCTAATTCACGGACCAAGGTGCATCCCAATGATGATGTTAATATGGGACAAAGTAGCAATGACGTGATACCTACGGCTCTTGCTATGATGACTACTGAGCTACTGGTCAGGCAGCTGACTCCAGATCTGGAAAAGTTAATCCATGCGATTAAGTCGAAAGCCAAGTCCTTAAAGTCGGTGGTTAAAACTGGCCGTACCCATCTCATGGATGCTATGCCATTGACCATGGAGCAGGAATTGACAGGCTGGGCCTATCAACTTGAGATATCACTAAAAGCTATCAAAAACGTCACACCTCAGGCAGGAGAGCTAGCTCAGGGTGGTACTGCTATAGGTACAGGAATCAATAGCTCAGCTAAGTTTCGTACAGAGTTTGCAAAGAAAGTGAAATCTCAAACAGGGTTGCCATTGAAAAAAAGTGGAAGTACCTTCGCCAGTATCGCAGGACAGGACTCCAGTGTCAGTGTGTCTGGTGTCTTAAATACTTTGGCCACGGCCTTGATGAAAATCAGTAATGATCTTCGTTGGATGAATAGTGGTCCTGTAAGTGGTTTGGGGGAAATTAAGCTCAAGGCGATTCAGCCGGGTAGTAGCATTATGCCCGGTAAAGTTAACCCGGTGATCCCTGAGGCAGTGACGCAAGCTGCAGCACAGATCATAGGCAACCACACCAGTATTACAGTAGGTGCTCAGTCGGGAAATTTTCAGTTGAATGTGATGTTACCGATGATTGCCTATAATTTATGGCAGTCACTTCGGTTGGCGAGCAGTTCTCTGAAGCATCTGGTTGATACCATTAAAACCTTTGAGCCGAATACAGAAGCGTTGGAAACATTGCTTAGTAAAAATGCTATTTTAGCGACGGCACTGGCTCCTGAAGTGGGTTATGAAAAAGCTTCTGAAATAGTTTATAAAGCCAGAAAAGAAGAGCGCTCCATTTTGGACGTTGCTGTTGAATTAACATCACTGTCGAAACAAAAGCTCGAGTCCATACTTGATGCTAAAAAGCTAACCTAGTGGTAAAACTAACTTGAAACTTGTAGGTCTAAACGTTAATGAGTGCCTAAAAAAGTTTCGCACAGGTATATTATGACTAAACTAAGATCCTACTTAATGGTCACGGCTCTGATATATTCAGGTCTTACAGTCGCTGTTGATACAGGGCCGTTATTAATTTCTGAACTTCCTCCTGGCCAAGTTTACAGTGAGAGCGAGTTAGCAGCCTTTGAAAAGGGTGTTGATTTGAAACTAAAGGGTAGGGAGTCATCAGGACTAGAAAAGGATTATCAAACTTACAGTGCCGTTTTATCTATTAATCCTGAAAAAGTAACTCCAGAACAAAAAGACTATCTGCTTAAGCTGACCGAGCATAAGTCTCTTGCTTACAAAGCCCATCCTGAAGGACCTGTGGCAGTCCCGGTCTTTAATATCAGGGCCTTGGCAGAGTATAAAATTTTTCAGTATGAGGTAGCAGCACAAGCTGAAAAAATGAAAGAGCTGATAGCCAACGATCACCAGTTATTTGTTAAAGAAAGCCTAAATAACAAGGCGCAGTTACAGGCAGCCAGAAAAGCGCTTAACGATTCATTACCAATCAGTGATGCAGTACTGAACAATATGGTGATGTCATATAAAGCTAATAACTCAAGTTCAAGTGCCATGCTGTTAAGCGAACTGGTCCAATTGACCGGAAATAAACAGGCTGTTTATGCATTATTGGATTTTGAAGGCGAGCATTGGCAGAAGAGTCAGATACTAAATAACTTAAGTCAGTATCTTACTGCGCAAGAACAGGAAGCCGTGCTGCACAATCTTATTCATCAGAAAGGTGAGTTATCATCTCAGGCTGTATTACATTATGCCAGGCTGCCTGCCACGGTAAGTAAACCTGACCTACTATACGGGTTGTTATCTGATCAATATTTGGGAGCCAGTAGCGCTGCCGCACTGGCCAGGTCGGCTCAAAAGCCTCTAGACGTTCGATGGTTGAAACATAATATTCAACGTCATTCGGAATCCAGGGTAACTGTTGCCAATAGTTTACTGGCCCTTAAATTAGCGGGTGATGTTGAATCAAAATATATTCTTAGGGAGTTGCTTGAGTCTGACGAAATAAAATTTGATGACATGAAAGCAGAGGTGTTGGCATGGTTAAAATAAACTCAGGTGTTGTTGGTGTTTCACTCCTACTCACCTCATTATTCGTCAATGCTGAAGTCTTAACCTATACCGAAAATACAAACTCTAGTAATGAGTTAGCCATTGGATATCCGGTACCAGAACCAATAGATTCTCTAACCGCGGTAAACGGCTTCCGATCTTATAATAGCCTTCATAACCAGCACCAGGCTCTGGCCATAAACAACGAGGAAGTTAGAAGCAGTATTATCGGTCAGACCCACTATAACCGTGATATTTATGTTTATCGATTTGGAGATGTCGATAACCAGACCGTTGATGGTCAGGCTGAACCAGCCTTTTTAATTAATGGCGGGATTCATGCGCGAGAATGGCAGAGTCCAGAAGTGGTAACTGAGCTGATGGAGCAAATGGTCGAAGGTAAAAATGATCAAGCCATGGTGCAATATCTACTGGAAAATACTAATACAGTAATAGTCCCAGTTTTAAACATTGATGGTTTCTTACAGACTCAGCGTTACCCTAATCAGGTAACCCAAACACCGGGAACCAGTTCCAGTTCAGAGCCTTTACAGAAGTTTGCTCAGCCCAGAGATGGAAGAATGAGGCGTAAGAATATGCCCGCTGTGGATGAGGTGTTATCAACAGAGTCAGATCGCCTTGATGGGGTTGATCTCAATAGAAATAGCGAGGTGTTTTTTGGTGTGCAACCTGACAATAGTACACCAACCAGCTTAATTTATGGTGGAGCCTCAGCTTTTTCTGAACCAGAAACTCAGGCGTTATTAGAAGCTGCTGAATTAGGCCCAAGAAATAGACTTCGCTTTTATCAGGATACCCATTCGTTCTCAAGGGTTTTATTTGTACCGCAACCTGAAAATGCGCGTCGCAATGCAATTACTAATAGCCTGGCTAATAAATTTCAGGATGCCACCCGAGTGCAAGGTTCGGATTATTTTCCAGTCATAGATGCTGTAGGGAGCGGTATACCAACAACAGCAGATTATTTTGCATTTACTGATTTAGTTCCAGCGTGGACACTGGAGATTGAACCTCCTCTGGGATTTACTAATGTTCCAGATGGTGGCGCTTTTTATGGTGGTACCGGTGCGAGCCATTCAGGTTTTATTTTACCGTCCGGTGAAATAGAAAGAGTAAGAGATGAGCTGGCAGTAGCTCAGTTTCTAATGCTTTATCATCAAGCGGGACCAGCATATGTTACTAATGTGAAAGTGACAGATACTAATGGCTCCGAAGTTTACGCAGCCTCGTGGCAATCATCGACGGGAAATCGCAATTTATCAGTCACGACCGATACAACATTAACCGCTGGGCAGGAATACAATCTTTTTGTTAGTTTCAGCAAGCCGATGAGAGTAAGGAATGCTTCTGGTAATATTGCTCAGTATCCAGGACAGTCTGTGAGTTTAGTACCCTCTATTACTTTAACCGGAAATGGGGGGAGCGGTAACTTTACTCGTACTATAGCAGTTAGTAGCACTGATTGGCTGGATCAGGAAACCGATGGTTTTAGCTTTATGCGGTACAAAGATGATTCCTTTAAAACAACTTTCACCATTCCGTCAGACATACCGGTCAGTTCAAATAATGGAACAACGAATATCAGCATTAGCATTGATGTACAGGATTTCGCCGGCTTGTCTCTGGATGCTAACCCATCCACTCCGGTAGACTGGAATAATGGTGCCTGGACTGGCTATGAGAACGGTAGTGGGCAGCTGGGCGATACAGGTGGCGATGATAGCAGCTACCAAATCAAAGTATCAAATCAGGGTCTGACTCTTTCTGCGCCCCAGTCCAGTGGTGGCGGTGGTAGTCTTGGATGGCTGCTGCTATTGATACTTTCAGCTGCGACGTTAAATAGATGTTTTCGTCGTTAAAGTTTGAGCAGTGATGTTTGAATGCACTCAAACATCACTCACATTTATTGAACTGTGGGTTTCGTTTTCCGTAAGTCTTTTCGGTTAATGACAAACGTATTGCCCGCGGCAATAAAGAGAATTCCTAAAGCCACCGACCAGGTCCACTCAAAATCTTCGAATAAGGTTGAAATAATCAAAGCTACCGCGGGGAAAAGCACTACCGCATAGGACGCCTTATGAACACCTATTCTCCGCAGTAAAGTCAGGTAGCAGCCAAAAGCAAATACTGAGCCAAACAACGAAAGATAGACCAGGCTGATGTTATAGGATAGAGATAGGTTATAGGTAATGGGTTTACCTTGTATCAGGCCGATAATTAAACTGACGATAGCTCCATAGGCCATACCGTAAGCATTCATCTGAATCACCGGCAAATCATATTTCTGTGTTTGAACAGAGACCAGGTTGCCTACAGAAGCCATCAATACCGCCATAATTGCTAACACCAATCCGTATACTGCCGTGTTTTCTAAATTGAAGTGGCTCAGTTCGTCCCAAAATATTAAAACCATGCCGACAAGACCTAGTAAGGAACCAATCGCGACTCTTAGAGTGATAGGTGTTTTAAAGAAAATTCTGGAGTTAATGATATTGACGATAAGCACGGCTGAAAAAATGACAGAGGCCATTGCAGAACTCAGGTATTCCTGTGCGTCATAAATAAGGATGTAGTTCATGCTGAACATACAGCTACCGAGTAAGATCAGCCATAAGTGTTGAATGAGGCTGAATTTTAATGACAACTTTTTGAATAGACAGTAAAGCCAAAGCAGAATTGCGGCCAGTGCAAAGCGGTAGAAGGAAGAGTATTCATGGGCAACGCCTTCAAGCTGATACTCGATGGCAAACCAGGTGCTACCCCAGATCAAAACACATAAAAAATAGAGTACCGACGTCGACATTAAGAACTGCATGGTATCTCCAAAGAGTTAGAATGGGCAGATGATGCCATAGATGATAAAATTCTGCTCGAATTATTTGTCGACAAGTAGCAAACATGCAAAAAGTAGATGTGATCATCATAGGCGCTGGTGCCGCGGGGTTAATGTGTGCGATTAGCGCGGGAAGCCGAGGCCGCTCGGTTGTGGTGATGGATCATGCCAATAAAGTCGGCAAGAAAATCCTGATGTCGGGTGGTGGGCGCTGTAATTTTACTAATTATTACGCTGAGCCTGCGAACTACCTCTCTAAAAATGAACACTTCTGTAAGTCAGCCATGAGTCGTTATACCCAGTGGGACTTCATTGGAATGGTTGAAAAACATGGTATTCCATATCACGAAAAGAAGCTGGGGCAGCTGTTTTGCGATAATAAAGCCAAAGACATTGTGAATATGCTATTGGAAGAATGTTCTGAGGTTGATGCCGATGTCCGGACGCATTGTTCCGTTGAGCAGATTAAGAAACAGGATGAGGGTTTTCTGTTAATTACTAGCCAGGGAAAATGGCAGTGTCAGTCACTCGTTATCGCAACAGGGGGGCTGTCGATACCTACTATGGGAGCCACAGGATTTGGTTATGATATTGCTCGACAGTTTGGACTGAAGGTTCTGGACACAACAGCAGGGCTAGTTCCTTTCACATTAACACCCCATTTACTGGAACAGTTCGAAGGACTTTCTGGTACTTCCGCTGACTCGATAGTTTCATGTAATGGTCAGTCATTTAGAGAAAATATCTTATGGACTCACCGCGGCTTAAGTGGGCCGGCGATTCTCCAGATATCCTCATACTGGAGACCGGGGGATTCGGTTGGGATTAATCTATTTCCCGATATCGACTTATTGGAGCATCTGAAAGAAAGGCAGCAATCTAATCCAAAAAGTCACCTTAATGGCGTTTTATCAGAGACACTGACTAAAAAACTGGCGGATAGACTTTGTGAGTTGTGGTTCGTTGATTTCTATAAGAAACCACTAGCTGAGCTTTCCAATGAGCAAATGGCAGCTGTTGCGGAGCAATGTCAAAGCTGGCAGTTAAAGCCTACCGGGACAGAAGGTTACCGTACTGCAGAGGTTACCCTTGGTGGGATTGATACAGATGAAGTTTCCTCCAAAACCTTTGAAGCAAAAAAAGTACAGGATCTGTATTTTATAGGTGAGGTATTGGATGTTACGGGACACCTTGGAGGATATAACTTCCAATGGGCCTGGGCCAGTGGCCATGCCTGTGGCCAATACGTATAAAAAAAGAGCTCGAATGAGCTCTTTTTCGTTTTAAGTTTTTGTATCTATCAGTCTGCTAGTTGTTGAACACAGCTATCGGTCTTACATAGATGATAGTTTTCCGCCTGATAGCTCTCTTCACTCTTGTGTGCCTGACCAATATTCCAGGCTGCTATAGAAGCACGGTGATCTGATACTACATAATGTTGATAAGCCTCAATGACTTTTGACAAAGGCATTGAGCGAACAGCCGCTATCAACTTTTCTTTTGAATCAAAGTCATACTTATCATCATATAAGTCATTTGAAAGCTGGCTAATTTTATCACCCAGGTTATCAAGACGTTTATCCAGGTTAGATAGCAATCCAGCTATTTGAGCCTGGTACTCTTTTTCTGATAACCCTTTTAGGTACTCGGGTTGTTTTTGGATAAATGCATCAAATTTTTCCATTAAAACAGCTGGGTGTGCCTTAGGCGATTGAATCAATAAACCGAGCCCCGGAGTCTGGTCAAAGTTGTAATTGAACATCTGAACAATATAACCGTATTGCTGCTGAGTTCTTAACGAATCATAAAAACGATGCCTCAGCAGGTGATTCATAATTTGGAAAGTGGCCTCTTGTTCAACGTCTTCTGAATCGCCCTGGAATACCCATACCAGACTCGAATCATTATGATTAACAGTGACTTCACGGATAAATTCTTCACCCTGATCCAGACCGATAACCTGACTTTCTGGTTTGATACCTCCTGTCAGCCGCTCGCCAAGTTTTTTACTTAAGTTTTGACCAAGGTGTTGGACAGCTGCTTCAGTAATATTACCTATATAGATAGCGTCGAGCTGAACCTTATCCAGTAAATTCGGTGCTTTGTTTGAGAAGGTTTTGAAGTCAATGGTCTTAATTATTTCGAGTGCTTTGTCTTCTGAAATTGCTTGCACATTAATTTCATTTCCAATGGCTGAGATAACTTGGCTGATAGGACGCTTAAACTTACTGTTCTGATAACTTTGGATCATATTAAGCTTAATACGCTCAAAATCATCCTGTTTAAATTGATTGGACAGCATCTCATCCACGACCGTATTTAACAGTTCTGGGATCTTTGGGCTATAGCCTCCAGTGCTAATTTGAAACCCACGAGTATTCGATGACAGGCTATAACTTAGACCTGCTACTCTAGCTTCATAGGATTCTGTTGCAAGCTGATCGTTAATGTAATTAACGAAAATATCTCGAATGACTTTTAACTCATCATTGTCATAAAACACCGGTGTATATAGTCTCATTGTGAGCGCTGACTTGGGTAGTCCGAATTCATTTTCATTTTCAAACCAGATACGGACTCCATTTTGCTCATAGGCCAGCTGTGGTTCTGTGACCTTTACCTGTTTCTCTACGATAGACAAGTCTTTAGCCAGGTATGGGTTAGACTCCGGCAGCTGCATTTCATCGTAAACCTCTACATTAGACCAGGCCTTGATTTGTTGCTGTGACAAAGGCTCCATGGTGTAGGCAACATCGTAACGAGCTTCTTTCGTATCCGAAGTAATGTCTGGAGCTGAAACCACCAGGCGCAGATGTTCAGGTGTTATATGAGATAAGAACTGTTGTATAAGCTCTGGGTCGAACTGATCATAGACTCGACTGATATCAAGTGCATGCTCTGCTGGATAGTACTGCATATTACCAGCCAGTGCTCGTGCCAGGTTGGCGGGCTGAGTCTTGCTTTGGTATTCAAACTTAGTGTCAGCGATGAGCTTCATTTCATCAAATATTGACTCCTTCACGCCGTCTTCTTTAATCAGCTTAAGGTAAGCGAAGAAAGCCTCAACAACTTTATCTGTATTTTCATAGCCATCATTGGTTAGCTCAATATTCACAATAAGTCGTGAAAAGTCATCTGGGCCATAAACATAATCGTATAGGTTTTTGATGTAGCCTTTGCTCTTTAAATAGTCATACAAAGAGCCTTTGCTACGGTAGGTCAGAAGGCTTGAAATGTAGTTTAACGGCTTTGCTCTGAAATGCTCGGTTGCTTTAGGTAGAGCGAACCGCAGTTCAAGAAAGCGTTTGTTTTCCAGAGTCTGTACACCTATTTTTACACCTTGCTGTGAATCCAGATAAGGTACAGGGCGCTTGGCGTGTTCGGGCTCATATCCATTATTGGGGATATCAGAAAACTTACTCTCCACCCATGACATGAGTTTGTCCGTAGGATAGTTACCCACTACTACAAGTGACATGATACCAGCAGAATAATATTTCTTATGGTGGGCTTTGACATCTTCTAGAATCTTACGACTGTCTGTATTGGATAGAGTGGATAGGTTGCCTACCGAAAACTGTGTCATTGGATGCTCTTGGTTCGCGGTTTGCTTTACGGCTTCATGCAAGCGTCGAGCATCGTCCTTAACTTTAAGTTTGTACTCAGAGTGAACTGCATTACGTTCTTTTTGAACGTATTTGGGATC
This window harbors:
- a CDS encoding SlyX family protein, which gives rise to MSTLESLQHQIDELQTKLAFQDDTIDQLNRIVTKQDEIIRLMQSKFSLIGDKIQDIEANLPNKPFNPNDEVPPHY
- a CDS encoding class II fumarate hydratase; protein product: MGEVKVPKEALYAAQTQRAVDNFNFSNLTLPEDFIRQVVTIKQVAAEVNHDLGLLSKTKFKAITKATNKLLSDDLIKPDNFPIDVFQTGSGTSTNMNVNEVVAHLASNSRTKVHPNDDVNMGQSSNDVIPTALAMMTTELLVRQLTPDLEKLIHAIKSKAKSLKSVVKTGRTHLMDAMPLTMEQELTGWAYQLEISLKAIKNVTPQAGELAQGGTAIGTGINSSAKFRTEFAKKVKSQTGLPLKKSGSTFASIAGQDSSVSVSGVLNTLATALMKISNDLRWMNSGPVSGLGEIKLKAIQPGSSIMPGKVNPVIPEAVTQAAAQIIGNHTSITVGAQSGNFQLNVMLPMIAYNLWQSLRLASSSLKHLVDTIKTFEPNTEALETLLSKNAILATALAPEVGYEKASEIVYKARKEERSILDVAVELTSLSKQKLESILDAKKLT
- a CDS encoding M14 family zinc carboxypeptidase, giving the protein MVKINSGVVGVSLLLTSLFVNAEVLTYTENTNSSNELAIGYPVPEPIDSLTAVNGFRSYNSLHNQHQALAINNEEVRSSIIGQTHYNRDIYVYRFGDVDNQTVDGQAEPAFLINGGIHAREWQSPEVVTELMEQMVEGKNDQAMVQYLLENTNTVIVPVLNIDGFLQTQRYPNQVTQTPGTSSSSEPLQKFAQPRDGRMRRKNMPAVDEVLSTESDRLDGVDLNRNSEVFFGVQPDNSTPTSLIYGGASAFSEPETQALLEAAELGPRNRLRFYQDTHSFSRVLFVPQPENARRNAITNSLANKFQDATRVQGSDYFPVIDAVGSGIPTTADYFAFTDLVPAWTLEIEPPLGFTNVPDGGAFYGGTGASHSGFILPSGEIERVRDELAVAQFLMLYHQAGPAYVTNVKVTDTNGSEVYAASWQSSTGNRNLSVTTDTTLTAGQEYNLFVSFSKPMRVRNASGNIAQYPGQSVSLVPSITLTGNGGSGNFTRTIAVSSTDWLDQETDGFSFMRYKDDSFKTTFTIPSDIPVSSNNGTTNISISIDVQDFAGLSLDANPSTPVDWNNGAWTGYENGSGQLGDTGGDDSSYQIKVSNQGLTLSAPQSSGGGGSLGWLLLLILSAATLNRCFRR
- a CDS encoding BaiN/RdsA family NAD(P)/FAD-dependent oxidoreductase — its product is MQKVDVIIIGAGAAGLMCAISAGSRGRSVVVMDHANKVGKKILMSGGGRCNFTNYYAEPANYLSKNEHFCKSAMSRYTQWDFIGMVEKHGIPYHEKKLGQLFCDNKAKDIVNMLLEECSEVDADVRTHCSVEQIKKQDEGFLLITSQGKWQCQSLVIATGGLSIPTMGATGFGYDIARQFGLKVLDTTAGLVPFTLTPHLLEQFEGLSGTSADSIVSCNGQSFRENILWTHRGLSGPAILQISSYWRPGDSVGINLFPDIDLLEHLKERQQSNPKSHLNGVLSETLTKKLADRLCELWFVDFYKKPLAELSNEQMAAVAEQCQSWQLKPTGTEGYRTAEVTLGGIDTDEVSSKTFEAKKVQDLYFIGEVLDVTGHLGGYNFQWAWASGHACGQYV
- a CDS encoding DMT family transporter; this encodes MQFLMSTSVLYFLCVLIWGSTWFAIEYQLEGVAHEYSSFYRFALAAILLWLYCLFKKLSLKFSLIQHLWLILLGSCMFSMNYILIYDAQEYLSSAMASVIFSAVLIVNIINSRIFFKTPITLRVAIGSLLGLVGMVLIFWDELSHFNLENTAVYGLVLAIMAVLMASVGNLVSVQTQKYDLPVIQMNAYGMAYGAIVSLIIGLIQGKPITYNLSLSYNISLVYLSLFGSVFAFGCYLTLLRRIGVHKASYAVVLFPAVALIISTLFEDFEWTWSVALGILFIAAGNTFVINRKDLRKTKPTVQ
- a CDS encoding insulinase family protein, with amino-acid sequence MTLKKLTTLKVSLVAAISTSLLTACATTAQKGDNVQQAATTVNKSHLDERQYQYQTLENGLKVIVVSDPEADKAAASLVVNIGHLADPKDREGLSHYLEHMLFLGTKKYPEVGEYGKFISQHGGTHNAGTGMENTSYFFQIDNNQLEPALDRFSRFFIDPLFDPKYVQKERNAVHSEYKLKVKDDARRLHEAVKQTANQEHPMTQFSVGNLSTLSNTDSRKILEDVKAHHKKYYSAGIMSLVVVGNYPTDKLMSWVESKFSDIPNNGYEPEHAKRPVPYLDSQQGVKIGVQTLENKRFLELRFALPKATEHFRAKPLNYISSLLTYRSKGSLYDYLKSKGYIKNLYDYVYGPDDFSRLIVNIELTNDGYENTDKVVEAFFAYLKLIKEDGVKESIFDEMKLIADTKFEYQSKTQPANLARALAGNMQYYPAEHALDISRVYDQFDPELIQQFLSHITPEHLRLVVSAPDITSDTKEARYDVAYTMEPLSQQQIKAWSNVEVYDEMQLPESNPYLAKDLSIVEKQVKVTEPQLAYEQNGVRIWFENENEFGLPKSALTMRLYTPVFYDNDELKVIRDIFVNYINDQLATESYEARVAGLSYSLSSNTRGFQISTGGYSPKIPELLNTVVDEMLSNQFKQDDFERIKLNMIQSYQNSKFKRPISQVISAIGNEINVQAISEDKALEIIKTIDFKTFSNKAPNLLDKVQLDAIYIGNITEAAVQHLGQNLSKKLGERLTGGIKPESQVIGLDQGEEFIREVTVNHNDSSLVWVFQGDSEDVEQEATFQIMNHLLRHRFYDSLRTQQQYGYIVQMFNYNFDQTPGLGLLIQSPKAHPAVLMEKFDAFIQKQPEYLKGLSEKEYQAQIAGLLSNLDKRLDNLGDKISQLSNDLYDDKYDFDSKEKLIAAVRSMPLSKVIEAYQHYVVSDHRASIAAWNIGQAHKSEESYQAENYHLCKTDSCVQQLAD
- a CDS encoding YchJ family protein, whose amino-acid sequence is MSETQTLCPCGKQLDGTPAIYEECCQPFHLKQAIPEHPEALMRSRYSAYYLGLGQYIFDTHHASYRGNTTVDEFTASAKNTNWCGLEVIAASEEGDRGTVEFKACLIDKDKLHTLHEISNFIRENHRWYYTDGKFQPKTVQKINRNQACPCGSGLKAKRCCLS